The following coding sequences lie in one Rutidosis leptorrhynchoides isolate AG116_Rl617_1_P2 chromosome 4, CSIRO_AGI_Rlap_v1, whole genome shotgun sequence genomic window:
- the LOC139840944 gene encoding uncharacterized protein codes for MPKEILATEAVCKDFDPPVPMSKYGNREKSKFCDFHDDYGHETNECRHLIEKVVAELKKGRLQHLKKGGKASRTVRAKLIALSTALSGFSSESAWPIGIFELELELVDNDNKELVRGTTVEFAVVRSYSKYNALLGRTTLQRLAAIPSTVHGLIKFPTPLGIEIIRSEKQDASVVAVEHAEKQPSEEEQIGGGLSDETKFKLRNILASNTDVFAWKEADMTRVPREIAEHRLNVNPSLTPIRQKKRGMAPEKSEWLKAEVDKLVKANILREVRWLRSADDEDKAAFHTSQGIYCYIKMSFGLKNTRATYQRVIDEAFKSQIRRNLEAYVDDVVIKSTT; via the exons tacAGAGGCAGTGTGCAAAGATTTCGATCCCCCGGTCCCTATGTCAAAATATGGGAATAGGGAAAAAAGCAAGTTTTGTGACTTTCATGACGACTACGGTCATGAAACAAATGAATGTCGGCATCTAATCGAAAAAGTAGTTGCCGAACTTAAAAAAGGAAGACTGCAACACTTGAAAAAAGGCGGAAAAGCATCAA GAACAGTTCGGGCTAAGTTAATAGCTCTCAGCACCGCATTGTCAGGTTTTTCTAGCGAATCCGCATGGCCGATTGGGATCTTCGAGCTAGAATTAGAGTTAGTAGATAATGATAATAAGGAATTAGTAAGAGGTACGACAGTAGAGTTTGCTGTAGTACGATCTTACTCAAAATATAACGCACTCTTGGGACGCACAACATTACAGCGGTTGGCGGCGATCCCTTCCACAGTGCACGGTCTCATAAAATTCCCAACTCCATTAGGGATCGAGATAATAAGGTCAGAAAAGCAGGATGCAAGTGTAGTGGCTGTAGAACATGCAGAGAAACAGCCAAGCGAAGAAGAACA GATCGGTGGAGGATTATCTGATGAAACAAAGTTTAAGCTTCGTAACATATTAGCTTCCAATACGGATGTTTTCGCATGGAAAGAAGCGGATATGACCAGGGTACCGAGAGAAATAGCTGAGCATAGGCTTAATGTAAATCCAAGTTTAACGCCTATACGCCAAAAGAAACGCGGTATGGCACCAGAGAAAAGTGAATGGTTAAAAGCGGAAGTCGACAAATTGGTCAAAGCAAACATATTACGAGAAGTACG ATGGCTGCGGTCTGCGGATGATGAGGACAAAGCTGCCTTTCACACAAGCCAAGGCATCTATTGTTATATAAAGATGTCGTTTGGTTTAAAGAACACCAGAGCAACATACCAACGCGTAATAGACGAAGCTTTTAAGAGTCAAATTCGTAGAAATTTAGAGGCATACGTGGACGACGTGGTTATAAAAAGCACAACATAG
- the LOC139840945 gene encoding uncharacterized protein gives MKLNPSKCSFGEEEGKFLGHIITERGIRANPKKIEAIESMLSPRSKKGVQSLTGVAHDDCAYCRGNTNTLLSGIKRSNKFSIDSKQGTARRLRRYFQTHPIMVLTDQPIKQVLYKPKNSSRMAKWAIELGEHEISFSPRSAVKGQVLADYLAETARDIKISHESKEIPPSPEQLWKMHTDGACSPEGTGAGIVLKSPEGEEYTFALRFSFPVTNNEAEYEALLSGMRLAKYLEVKELSVYVNSQLVANQFNGIFEAHDESMQKYLKLVQELAVDFDLFQITQVSRTMNKKADALSKLAALTFSHFKKEIWVEEVKVKSIDTDGVSAAVEEDEPSWITPIVEFLNTGTLPIDSTEARKIKMKAPMYLLDKGILYRKSFLGPHLRCLNPTQAESIIREVHEGMCALHSGHKTVASKIMRLGYYWPSMYRDAAEGWIDELPNVLWAHRTTPKGVTNETPFSLVYGSEAVIPAKINVPTMHILSFDESSNSEKLRENLNLVEERGEMAAIKEAINKQRITGYYNKRVQPLSFQLDNLVWQKNEASRAEDTSKLGPKWEGPYKVIGVSDTGAYRLASLDGKATKRTWHAQTLKRCYI, from the exons ATGAAGCTGAACCCGTCGAAGTGTagctttggagaagaagaagggaagTTTCTCGGTCATATCATTACTGAACGCGGAATACGCGCAAATCCAAAGAAAATAGAAGCTATCGAAAGCATGCTGTCACCTCGAAGTAAGAAGGGTGTGCAAAGTTTGACGG GAGTTGCCCACGATGACTGCGCCTACTGCAGGGGAAACACTAATACTTTACTTAGCGGCATCAAAAGAAGCAATAAGTTCAGTATTGATAGCAAACAGGGGACAG CTAGACGCTTAAGGAGATATTTCCAAACGCATCCAATAATGGTCCTAACGGACCAACCAATAAAGCAG GTGCTATACAAACCAAAAAATTCTAgtcgcatggccaaatgggctattgaattaGGTGAGCACGAGATAAGCTTCTCACCAAGAAGTGCGGTAAAAGGgcaagtcctagcagattatctggctgaaacagcCAGAGACATTAAAATCTCGCATGAGTCAAAAGAAATACCGCCTTCACCCGAACAACTGTGGAAAATGCACACAGATGGGGCTTGTAGTCCAGAAGGCACAGGGGCAGGAATAGTCCTAAAAAGTCCAGAAGGAGAAGAATACACCTTCGCGCTGCGTTTTAGCTTCCCTGTAACAAATAATGAAGCTGAGTATGAAGCACTATTATCTGGAATGCGATTAGCAAAATACTTGGAGGTAAAAGAGTTGTCAGTATATGTTAATTCACAGCTAGTTGCAAATCAATTCAATGGGATATTCGAAGCACATGATGAATCGATGCAAAAGTACCTGAAACTTGTGCAAGAACTCGCGGTAGATTTTGATTTATTTCAGATAACACAAGTTTCAAGGACAATGAACAAAAAGGCGGATGCGCTGAGTAAGCTGGCCGCCTTAACATTCAGCCATTTCAAGAAAGAAATTTGGGTTGAGGAAGTGAAAGTTAAATCCATTGATACAGATGGTGTATCTGCCGCAGTTGAAGAAGATGAGCCAAGTTGGATAACACCGATAGTGGAATTTTTGAACACTGGTACATTGCCAATAGATTCAACAGAGGCAAGAAAGATAAAAATGAAAGCACCAATGTATTTGCTAGACAAAGGCATTCTATACAGGAAGTCCTTTTTGGGACCTCATTTGCGGTGTCTTAATCCAACTCAAGCAGAGTCAATCATACGAGAAGTGCACGAGGGAATGTGCGCTTTGCATTCAGGGCACAAAACAGTTGCGTCCAAAATAATGCGGCTCGGATACTATTGGCCGTCAATGTACAGAGATGCCGCGGAG GGTTGGATAGATGAGCTACCAAATGTGTTGTGGGCACACCGCACAACCCCAAAAGGCGTAACAAATGAAACACCTTTCAGTTTGGTGTACGGGTCCGAGGCAGTAATACCTGCGAAAATAAATGTGCCAACGATGCACATATTAtccttcgatgaaagtagcaaTAGCGAAAAACTGCGTGAAAATCTAAATTTGGTTGAAGAGCGCGGGGAAATGGCGGCtataaaagaagcaatcaacaagcAAAGAATCACAGGCTACTATAATAAACGCgtacaaccattatctttccaGCTGGATAATTTGGTATGGCAAAAGAATGAAGCAAGCAGGGCTGAGGATACGAGTAAACTCggaccaaaatgggaaggaccataTAAGGTTATTGGCGTAAGCGATACAGGGGCGTATCGGTTAGCAAGTTTAGATGGAAAAGCAACAAAACGCACCTGGCATGCACAAACACTTAAACGGTGCTACATATGA